One Microbacterium keratanolyticum DNA window includes the following coding sequences:
- a CDS encoding peptide deformylase, translating to MTVREIRVFGDPVLRTVCAPIETIDDGVRALVDDLIDSVKVPGRAGVAAPQIGVALRAFSYNIDGDIGYVLNPVLTEVRGDPVPTGEGCLSVPGLWHDALRHPWARVEGIDLDGNPVVIEGEGLMAQALQHETDHLDGKVYLSRLAPETRRVAMRQVRESDWF from the coding sequence ATGACCGTTCGCGAGATCCGTGTCTTCGGCGATCCCGTTCTGCGCACGGTGTGCGCGCCCATCGAGACGATCGATGACGGCGTGCGCGCGCTCGTGGACGACCTCATCGACTCCGTAAAGGTGCCGGGACGGGCGGGAGTCGCCGCCCCTCAGATCGGCGTCGCGCTGCGCGCATTCAGCTACAACATCGATGGCGACATCGGATACGTGCTCAATCCGGTCCTCACCGAGGTTCGCGGTGACCCTGTGCCGACGGGGGAGGGCTGCCTCTCGGTGCCCGGGCTGTGGCACGACGCGCTTCGTCACCCGTGGGCACGCGTCGAAGGCATCGACCTCGACGGAAATCCGGTGGTGATCGAGGGCGAAGGGCTCATGGCGCAGGCTCTGCAGCATGAGACCGATCACCTCGACGGCAAGGTCTATCTCTCGCGGCTCGCTCCCGAGACGCGACGCGTCGCGATGCGACAGGTGCGCGAGAGCGATTGGTTCTGA